The proteins below come from a single Micromonospora citrea genomic window:
- the secA2 gene encoding accessory Sec system translocase SecA2, producing the protein MGVSQRLKSRFRRFLQRPGTTVDLGPLEKLLPAIEAREEKLSALDDAELTEAAGNATGYEEICAIGREAARRGLDQRPYDVQLLGAMALLSGKVAEMATGEGKTLTATVAAYGHVRLGNGPVHVLTVNDYLARRDAQWMEPVYTLLGLTVGWVNEASTPQERRDAYACDVTYVSVSEAGFDYLRDQLVTDIADRVQPPLRTAIVDEADSILIDEARVPMVLAGAVASEQDPVHTAAALVRGLRKGRHYTVAEDGRSVAFTAAGLAAVEAKLGIDLYDEEHVAQLSAVNVALHAHALLHRDVDYIVRDGTVELIDEMRGRVAQRRRWPDGLQAAVEAKEGLDATAEGEVLGTIAVQAYIGLYPTVCGMTATAVLVGDQLREFFGLEVAVIPPNTPCVREDEPDRIYATRAEKEEALIDEITRCHSAGRPVLVGTLDVKESEGLAAGLNAAGVPCVVLNAKNDDEEAAIIAEAGAYGAVTVSTQMAGRGVDIRLGGSDQADRERVAELGGLYVIGSGRHDSRRVDDQLRGRAGRQGDPGGSVFFVSLEDDLVARHAGDAVPPSPRMNADGLVTDEQVDYAVEHAQRVAEGVNHEIHRNTWRYSVVIEQQRKALAERRERLLTTDVAALMLLDKVPEKAGEMDEDLLARVARSIALYHLDRLWADHLAELSEVREGVHLRALGRLDPLDEFHRAAVPAFNDLIPEIEKRTIATFEETEFGEDWEPDESKLVRPSATWTYLVHDNPFGSELDRLIASVGRRLAAGSR; encoded by the coding sequence ATGGGTGTGTCGCAACGCTTGAAGAGCAGGTTCCGCCGGTTCCTCCAGCGCCCGGGGACGACGGTCGACCTGGGGCCGCTGGAGAAGCTGCTGCCCGCCATCGAGGCGCGCGAGGAGAAGCTGTCGGCGCTCGACGACGCCGAGCTGACCGAGGCCGCCGGCAATGCCACGGGCTACGAGGAGATCTGCGCGATCGGCCGGGAGGCCGCCCGCCGCGGCCTCGACCAGCGGCCGTACGACGTGCAGCTGCTCGGTGCCATGGCCCTGCTCTCCGGCAAGGTCGCCGAGATGGCCACCGGCGAGGGCAAGACGCTCACCGCCACCGTCGCCGCCTACGGGCACGTCCGGCTGGGCAACGGGCCGGTGCACGTGCTCACCGTCAACGACTACCTGGCCCGCCGCGACGCCCAGTGGATGGAGCCCGTCTACACCCTGCTCGGCCTGACCGTCGGCTGGGTCAACGAGGCCTCCACCCCGCAGGAGCGGCGCGACGCGTACGCCTGCGACGTCACCTACGTCTCGGTCAGCGAGGCCGGCTTCGACTACCTGCGCGACCAGCTCGTGACCGACATCGCCGACCGGGTGCAGCCGCCGCTGCGCACGGCGATCGTCGACGAGGCCGACTCGATCCTCATCGACGAGGCCCGGGTGCCGATGGTCCTCGCCGGCGCGGTGGCCAGCGAGCAGGATCCGGTGCACACGGCCGCCGCCCTGGTGCGCGGGCTGCGCAAGGGCAGGCACTACACGGTGGCCGAGGACGGCCGCAGCGTGGCCTTCACCGCCGCCGGCCTCGCCGCCGTCGAGGCCAAGCTCGGCATCGACCTCTACGACGAGGAGCACGTCGCGCAGCTCTCGGCGGTGAACGTGGCGCTGCACGCCCACGCCCTGCTGCACCGCGACGTCGACTACATCGTGCGGGACGGCACCGTCGAGCTGATCGACGAGATGCGCGGCCGGGTGGCGCAGCGCCGCCGCTGGCCCGACGGGCTCCAGGCGGCGGTGGAGGCCAAGGAGGGCCTGGACGCCACGGCCGAGGGCGAGGTGCTCGGCACGATCGCCGTGCAGGCGTACATCGGGCTCTACCCGACGGTGTGCGGCATGACGGCGACCGCCGTGCTGGTCGGCGACCAGCTCCGGGAGTTCTTCGGCCTCGAGGTGGCGGTGATCCCGCCGAACACCCCGTGCGTCCGCGAGGACGAGCCGGACCGGATCTACGCCACCCGGGCGGAGAAGGAGGAGGCGCTGATCGACGAGATCACCCGCTGCCACTCCGCCGGGCGGCCGGTGCTGGTCGGCACGCTGGACGTGAAGGAGTCCGAGGGGCTGGCCGCCGGCCTGAACGCCGCCGGGGTGCCCTGCGTGGTGCTCAACGCCAAGAACGACGACGAGGAGGCGGCGATCATCGCCGAGGCCGGCGCGTACGGTGCCGTGACCGTCTCCACGCAGATGGCCGGCCGGGGCGTCGACATCCGGCTCGGCGGCAGCGACCAGGCCGACCGGGAGCGGGTCGCCGAGCTGGGCGGCCTCTACGTCATCGGCAGCGGCCGGCACGACAGCCGGCGCGTCGACGACCAGTTGCGCGGCCGCGCGGGCCGGCAGGGCGACCCGGGCGGGTCGGTCTTCTTCGTCAGCCTGGAGGACGACCTCGTCGCGCGGCACGCCGGCGACGCCGTCCCGCCCTCGCCCCGGATGAACGCGGACGGCCTGGTCACCGACGAGCAGGTGGACTACGCCGTCGAGCACGCCCAGCGGGTCGCCGAGGGCGTCAACCACGAGATCCACCGCAACACCTGGCGCTACAGCGTGGTCATCGAGCAGCAGCGCAAGGCCCTCGCCGAGCGCCGCGAGCGGCTGCTGACCACCGACGTGGCGGCGCTGATGCTGCTGGACAAGGTGCCGGAGAAGGCCGGGGAGATGGACGAGGACCTGCTCGCGCGGGTCGCCCGGTCGATCGCCCTCTACCACCTCGACCGGCTCTGGGCCGACCACCTCGCCGAGCTGTCCGAGGTGCGCGAGGGTGTGCACCTGCGCGCGCTCGGCCGGCTCGACCCGCTCGACGAGTTCCACCGGGCCGCGGTGCCGGCGTTCAACGACCTGATCCCGGAGATCGAGAAGCGGACCATCGCGACCTTCGAGGAGACCGAGTTCGGCGAGGACTGGGAGCCGGACGAGTCGAAGCTGGTCCGGCCGAGCGCCACCTGGACGTACCTGGTGCACGACAACCCGTTCGGCTCGGAGCTGGACCGGTTGATCGCCTCCGTGGGTCGACGGCTCGCCGCCGGCTCCCGCTGA
- a CDS encoding GAF and ANTAR domain-containing protein: MNLEMRDPAVERLGVLETAALLRELTAGLIAVDDFDEALAALVRIARDAVDGVSWCGFTALRAGEPAGVAASDARLAGLDDLRHGPDSPAMDAIRRREMILSDHLGREPRWPAWTPRARELGVRGVISAPVDVDEQVIGAINLYAGTSDLLTPGHQLTAMLLAEHAGLLLAAVRDRARQAARAGELDSSMLGDGVVGQAIGVIMTQRGCPAEEALDVLRSAASSLDIPLREVADRLVSTVSRPRDT; this comes from the coding sequence GTGAACCTGGAGATGCGGGACCCGGCGGTGGAACGGCTCGGCGTCCTGGAGACGGCCGCCCTCCTGCGGGAGCTGACGGCCGGGCTGATCGCCGTCGACGACTTCGACGAGGCGCTGGCGGCGCTGGTGCGCATCGCCCGCGACGCGGTGGACGGCGTGAGCTGGTGCGGCTTCACCGCGCTGCGGGCCGGGGAGCCGGCCGGCGTGGCCGCCTCCGACGCCCGGCTGGCCGGCCTCGACGACCTGCGCCACGGCCCGGACTCGCCGGCCATGGACGCGATCCGGCGACGGGAGATGATCCTCTCCGACCACCTGGGGCGCGAACCGCGCTGGCCGGCCTGGACGCCGCGGGCGCGGGAGTTGGGCGTGCGCGGCGTGATCTCCGCGCCGGTCGACGTCGACGAGCAGGTGATCGGGGCGATCAACCTCTACGCCGGGACCAGCGACCTGCTCACCCCCGGGCACCAGCTCACCGCGATGCTGCTCGCCGAGCACGCCGGACTGCTCCTCGCGGCGGTCCGCGACCGGGCCCGCCAGGCGGCCCGGGCCGGGGAACTGGACTCCTCGATGCTGGGCGACGGCGTCGTCGGGCAGGCGATCGGGGTGATCATGACGCAGCGCGGCTGCCCGGCCGAGGAGGCGCTCGACGTGCTGCGCAGCGCCGCGTCGTCGCTCGACATCCCGCTGCGGGAGGTGGCCGACCGGCTGGTCAGCACCGTGTCGCGCCCCCGGGACACCTGA
- a CDS encoding DUF1707 domain-containing protein, whose amino-acid sequence MGWISPNASCPVCGAAVYFYANEHGSRVFFDELGPPWPKHPCTDNPALHATTAGGRQAPSIRDLGVARRPSDMRDRAWKAYAVKGIAIEDGRSSIALQPLNGAGRGLSWTVSRPLSLRADDIVFVRAQQMSYFDADACEPAIVEDARRAAEIARRLITERDRQHVLAAIAGRVAAGEMTPDEVAEVTVAVRAARTRGELAAAIRIRVTDLTVAPPRRGDLWLLAIAFVLMVGATSAAEGGRSFLMMLPGLLLMATAVYRLNPDLERGARVVFAVLTAVVAICPAGALGGAIQVEILQR is encoded by the coding sequence GTGGGGTGGATCAGCCCGAACGCCAGCTGCCCGGTCTGCGGTGCGGCGGTCTACTTCTACGCCAACGAGCACGGCAGCCGCGTCTTCTTCGACGAGCTGGGACCGCCGTGGCCCAAGCATCCGTGCACCGACAACCCCGCGCTGCACGCGACGACGGCGGGTGGTCGTCAGGCACCCAGCATCCGTGACCTCGGTGTCGCTCGGCGTCCGAGCGACATGCGTGACCGCGCGTGGAAGGCGTACGCGGTCAAGGGCATCGCCATCGAGGACGGCCGGTCGTCGATCGCACTTCAGCCCCTCAACGGGGCTGGGCGAGGGCTCTCGTGGACCGTCTCGAGGCCGTTGTCCCTGCGAGCGGACGACATCGTCTTCGTGAGGGCACAGCAGATGTCCTACTTCGACGCCGACGCGTGCGAGCCCGCGATCGTCGAGGATGCCAGGCGCGCCGCTGAGATCGCTCGAAGGCTGATCACCGAACGGGACAGGCAGCACGTCCTGGCGGCGATCGCCGGGCGAGTCGCGGCGGGGGAGATGACGCCCGACGAGGTGGCGGAGGTGACGGTCGCCGTCCGGGCCGCCCGAACCCGCGGCGAGCTCGCCGCCGCGATCAGGATCAGGGTCACGGACCTGACGGTCGCACCGCCTCGCCGCGGCGACCTGTGGCTGCTCGCGATCGCGTTCGTGCTCATGGTGGGGGCGACCAGCGCCGCCGAGGGCGGACGCTCCTTCCTGATGATGCTTCCCGGGCTGCTGCTCATGGCGACGGCGGTCTACCGTCTCAACCCGGATCTGGAACGCGGGGCCAGGGTCGTCTTCGCCGTACTGACGGCCGTGGTGGCGATCTGTCCCGCTGGCGCACTCGGCGGTGCGATCCAGGTCGAGATCCTCCAGCGCTGA
- a CDS encoding DUF2231 domain-containing protein has protein sequence MQSRLRVQGHPIQPMLVTFPFGLFVSATVFDLTDVLGGPAFLGEVGYWTSVAALFAAALAAVAGMIDLWDVPGGRTRRTAVTFNLVNVAMAALFLVACLVRADAPQRGANVVLLLTEIVALGVGAVGVRLGARLVRRFDAGRRAEATTFDALGGVSGSTVDLARFRP, from the coding sequence ATGCAGAGCCGGCTGCGGGTGCAGGGGCACCCGATCCAACCGATGCTGGTGACGTTCCCGTTCGGGCTCTTCGTGAGCGCGACCGTGTTCGACCTGACCGACGTGCTGGGGGGCCCGGCCTTCCTCGGCGAGGTGGGGTACTGGACCTCGGTGGCGGCCCTGTTCGCCGCCGCGCTGGCCGCCGTGGCCGGCATGATCGACCTGTGGGACGTGCCGGGCGGCCGGACCCGCCGCACGGCGGTCACCTTCAACCTGGTGAACGTGGCGATGGCCGCGCTCTTCCTGGTGGCCTGCCTCGTCCGCGCGGACGCGCCGCAGCGCGGCGCCAACGTCGTGCTCCTGCTCACCGAGATCGTGGCCCTCGGCGTCGGCGCGGTCGGGGTCCGGCTGGGCGCCCGGCTGGTGCGCCGCTTCGACGCCGGCCGCCGCGCCGAGGCGACCACCTTCGACGCGCTCGGCGGTGTCTCCGGCTCCACCGTCGACCTCGCCCGCTTCCGTCCCTGA